In Phreatobacter aquaticus, a single genomic region encodes these proteins:
- a CDS encoding pilus assembly protein TadG-related protein, whose amino-acid sequence MRSLFGNLLHRFHMDRRGAIAMIFAVAIAPIMLLIGVAVDFAQVSKAQAAAQAALDSAALVAARSGVTDPVQLKALAAKYLQANTSTNVTKSLDIQTFTFDATTGEVSIKGGGTVQTSFLVLAGYSSLSFVVNSSALREVSGAVELALVLDNTWSMSETAGSGQTKIQALKTAATNLVNTLMRDSRADVKIALVPFADYVNVGVANRNMSWLSVPADYSTTTPRTCTTQTTRTTCEPRTCVRGTPKTCTSVTDGVTSTYDCTPNICTPATQVCTTTTVAPYEVCSGGSTTNYKWYGCVGSRTSANLWRSDASPSVPYPGFLATSQNCLNPILTLTSNKASLLTAINNLVINVGSYKPATYIPGGLIWGVNTLSPTEPFAEGRAYDPANRRPRKALVLMTDGANTLRMDQSTGRHVAFNGSATNQQSQLGQSNADTAAICTYAKSQGIEVFTIAFAVTDTTAKTMLQNCASSAANYFDATSSSALIAAFDNIAIVLNQLRLSR is encoded by the coding sequence ATGCGTAGCCTGTTTGGAAATCTGCTGCACCGTTTCCATATGGACCGCAGGGGTGCGATCGCGATGATCTTTGCGGTCGCCATTGCGCCGATCATGCTGCTGATCGGGGTTGCGGTTGATTTCGCGCAGGTTTCCAAGGCGCAGGCTGCCGCTCAGGCGGCGCTTGATTCAGCCGCACTCGTGGCAGCCCGATCCGGGGTGACCGACCCCGTCCAGCTCAAGGCGCTCGCAGCCAAATATCTGCAAGCCAACACGTCGACCAATGTCACCAAGTCGCTGGATATCCAGACCTTCACCTTCGATGCGACGACCGGCGAAGTCAGCATCAAGGGCGGGGGAACCGTCCAGACCTCGTTCCTTGTGCTGGCTGGCTACAGTTCCTTGAGTTTCGTCGTCAATTCATCGGCACTCCGCGAAGTGAGCGGTGCGGTGGAACTCGCCCTCGTCCTCGACAACACCTGGTCGATGTCGGAAACCGCAGGGAGCGGTCAAACCAAGATCCAGGCGCTCAAGACGGCCGCGACCAATCTGGTCAACACCTTGATGCGCGACAGCCGGGCAGACGTGAAGATCGCCCTGGTGCCGTTCGCGGATTACGTCAATGTCGGTGTTGCCAATCGCAACATGTCATGGCTCTCGGTGCCCGCCGACTATTCCACGACGACGCCCAGGACATGCACAACCCAGACGACGCGCACCACATGCGAGCCCCGGACCTGCGTGCGCGGCACTCCCAAGACTTGCACCTCGGTGACCGATGGCGTGACCTCCACCTATGACTGCACGCCGAATATCTGCACGCCGGCAACACAGGTCTGCACCACCACCACGGTGGCGCCCTATGAGGTGTGCAGCGGTGGATCGACAACGAACTACAAATGGTACGGCTGCGTGGGATCGCGCACCTCCGCCAATCTCTGGCGCAGCGATGCCTCCCCGAGCGTTCCCTATCCGGGCTTCCTGGCCACCAGCCAGAACTGCCTCAACCCGATCCTGACGCTCACGTCCAACAAGGCTTCCCTGCTGACGGCCATCAACAACCTGGTCATCAATGTGGGATCGTACAAGCCGGCGACCTATATTCCCGGTGGCTTGATCTGGGGCGTCAACACGCTCTCTCCGACCGAGCCGTTTGCCGAGGGCCGGGCTTATGACCCTGCCAACCGTCGCCCGCGCAAGGCGCTGGTGCTGATGACGGATGGGGCGAATACCTTGCGTATGGATCAGTCGACAGGGCGTCACGTCGCCTTCAATGGCTCCGCAACCAATCAGCAGTCGCAACTCGGACAATCCAACGCGGACACGGCGGCGATCTGCACCTATGCCAAGAGCCAGGGTATCGAGGTGTTCACCATTGCCTTTGCGGTCACCGATACCACTGCAAAGACCATGTTGCAGAATTGCGCGAGCAGTGCGGCGAATTACTTCGATGCAACAAGCTCTTCCGCGTTGATCGCGGCGTTCGACAACATCGCCATCGTGCTGAACCAGCTTCGCCTGTCGCGCTGA
- a CDS encoding GntR family transcriptional regulator, translated as MSLMPDIDRVDPSLLKSLREHVHERLRRSIVAGRFKSGERINERQVAEMLGVSTTPVKDAIRMLESEGLVRTEARRGVFVEFSGRQAFEMALGRAALESVMAHIAAKRMTPATIAELSALIDAMAEATEHGALEEIVRLNEAYHGAIHRISGCRYLERRLDGQRMYDHAQRLALLGEPGQRDAGFVEHKGIFDALAARDSALAEARMKRHILRSAREHVQLAFGESLEELDYGDR; from the coding sequence ATGTCCCTGATGCCCGATATCGATCGCGTCGATCCGAGCCTCTTGAAGAGCTTGCGCGAGCACGTGCACGAGCGTCTCCGGCGGTCGATCGTCGCCGGGCGGTTCAAGAGCGGAGAGCGGATCAACGAGCGCCAGGTGGCCGAGATGCTCGGCGTCTCGACCACACCGGTGAAGGACGCGATCCGGATGCTGGAGAGCGAAGGCCTGGTTCGCACGGAAGCGCGGCGTGGTGTCTTCGTCGAATTCTCGGGTCGGCAGGCCTTCGAGATGGCGCTCGGCCGCGCGGCGCTGGAAAGCGTCATGGCCCATATCGCGGCCAAGCGGATGACGCCGGCGACAATTGCCGAATTGTCGGCGCTGATCGATGCCATGGCGGAGGCCACCGAGCATGGCGCGCTCGAGGAGATCGTTCGGCTGAACGAGGCCTATCACGGTGCGATCCACCGGATTTCCGGCTGCCGCTATCTGGAGCGGCGGCTCGATGGACAGCGCATGTACGATCACGCCCAGCGTCTCGCCCTGCTCGGCGAGCCGGGCCAACGCGATGCCGGCTTCGTCGAGCACAAGGGCATTTTCGACGCGCTGGCCGCGCGCGACTCCGCGCTCGCGGAAGCGCGGATGAAGCGGCACATCCTGCGCTCGGCGCGCGAACACGTTCAACTGGCATTCGGCGAAAGCCTGGAGGAACTCGATTATGGCGATCGATAA
- a CDS encoding OmpA family protein, whose amino-acid sequence MPPAPPPRTGPRISPAAAIAIGGAAGLVGGFIAADGLRRYDDVRQRRQEFSRDGVMVIQEPGRTIVRDDNGAYIRYDENARFRDLGGPMRSERRGDEVMTFYDRPGGVRVITVTDQYGQLVRRVRRYPDGREVILIDNSFRGPPSAYSEVVILPPPQMEMPQKTYIVDADESDERGIYEALSAPPVARIPRRYTLDEVRRSPSLRAYTRSVDVNTINFATGSWEISPEQSRRLATLAQAMGQAIQANPNEVFLIEGHTDAVGNDTDNMSLSDRRAQAVAEVLTRNFNIPPENLTTQGYGSQYPRVQTAGASVENRRVTARRITDLLAQQQQQQQGQAPAPTQPQQ is encoded by the coding sequence ATGCCGCCCGCTCCTCCCCCGCGCACGGGTCCGCGGATCAGCCCGGCAGCTGCGATCGCCATTGGCGGCGCGGCAGGTCTGGTCGGCGGGTTCATCGCGGCGGATGGTCTCAGGCGCTACGACGACGTGCGCCAGCGTCGGCAGGAGTTCAGCCGCGATGGCGTCATGGTCATCCAGGAGCCGGGTCGCACCATCGTGCGCGACGATAACGGCGCCTATATCCGCTATGACGAGAATGCCCGGTTCCGCGATCTTGGCGGGCCGATGCGTTCGGAGCGTCGCGGCGACGAGGTGATGACCTTCTATGATCGCCCCGGCGGCGTGCGGGTCATCACGGTCACCGATCAGTACGGCCAGTTGGTTCGGCGCGTGCGCCGCTATCCGGATGGCCGCGAGGTGATCCTGATCGACAACTCGTTCCGCGGTCCGCCGTCGGCCTATTCCGAAGTGGTCATCCTGCCGCCGCCCCAGATGGAGATGCCGCAGAAGACCTATATCGTCGACGCCGACGAATCCGACGAGCGTGGCATCTACGAGGCCCTGTCGGCCCCGCCGGTGGCGCGTATCCCGCGCCGCTACACCCTGGATGAAGTTCGTCGCAGTCCGTCGTTGCGCGCCTACACGCGCTCGGTCGACGTCAACACGATCAACTTCGCCACGGGCTCATGGGAGATCTCGCCGGAACAGTCGCGTCGTCTCGCAACCCTCGCCCAGGCGATGGGGCAGGCGATCCAGGCCAATCCGAACGAGGTGTTCCTGATCGAGGGACATACCGACGCGGTCGGCAACGACACCGACAACATGTCGTTGTCGGATCGGCGTGCGCAGGCTGTCGCCGAGGTCTTGACGCGGAACTTCAACATTCCGCCGGAGAACCTGACGACGCAGGGCTATGGCTCGCAATATCCGCGGGTGCAGACGGCAGGCGCCTCGGTCGAGAACCGTCGCGTCACGGCGCGCCGGATCACCGATCTGCTGGCCCAGCAGCAGCAACAGCAGCAGGGCCAGGCCCCAGCTCCCACCCAGCCGCAGCAGTAA
- a CDS encoding dihydrodipicolinate synthase family protein has protein sequence MAIDKVKAALGGISGVHVTPWDANGEAHWPTMAKIVKRIADGGIHNIVSAGNTGEFYPMTTAEIVKTHAVAAEAVAGKTLVTAGIGRSLKEAVETGKLAAKAGCDAVMVHHPLDPFAAPASQADYIIAIAEAMTVPVVAYIRSDAIGVADLTRVATHPNVAGVKFASTNMMLFSECVRATEGTSAVWVCGLAEGWAAPFYALGARGFTSGLVNVVPERSLAIWQALESGAFAKARALVSEIAPFETMRAKYGNGSNVTVVKESMELLGIQVGPVRLPGLPALNAAERAELRRVMTNWGVLSAAAAE, from the coding sequence ATGGCGATCGATAAGGTGAAGGCGGCCCTCGGGGGCATTTCCGGAGTTCATGTGACGCCGTGGGACGCAAATGGCGAGGCCCATTGGCCGACCATGGCGAAGATCGTGAAGCGGATCGCCGATGGCGGCATCCACAACATCGTGTCTGCCGGCAATACCGGCGAGTTCTATCCGATGACGACGGCCGAGATCGTCAAGACCCATGCTGTGGCCGCCGAGGCGGTGGCCGGCAAGACGCTGGTGACGGCGGGCATCGGCCGGTCGCTGAAGGAGGCCGTGGAAACGGGCAAGCTCGCGGCGAAGGCGGGCTGCGACGCGGTGATGGTGCATCATCCGCTCGATCCCTTCGCGGCGCCTGCCTCGCAGGCCGACTACATCATCGCCATTGCCGAGGCGATGACCGTGCCGGTGGTCGCCTATATCCGTTCCGATGCCATCGGCGTCGCCGACCTGACACGGGTCGCGACCCATCCCAATGTCGCCGGCGTCAAGTTCGCCTCGACCAACATGATGCTGTTTTCCGAATGCGTGCGCGCGACCGAGGGCACGTCGGCTGTCTGGGTCTGCGGCCTCGCCGAGGGCTGGGCGGCGCCCTTCTATGCACTGGGCGCCCGCGGCTTCACCTCGGGTCTCGTCAATGTCGTGCCGGAGCGCTCGCTCGCCATCTGGCAAGCCCTGGAAAGCGGGGCCTTCGCCAAGGCGCGTGCGCTGGTCAGCGAGATCGCACCTTTTGAGACCATGCGCGCCAAATATGGCAATGGCTCCAATGTGACCGTGGTCAAGGAGTCGATGGAATTGCTCGGTATCCAGGTCGGTCCGGTCCGGCTGCCCGGCCTGCCGGCGCTCAACGCCGCCGAACGCGCTGAGCTCAGGCGGGTCATGACCAATTGGGGCGTGCTGTCAGCCGCCGCCGCCGAATAA
- the araD gene encoding L-arabinonate dehydratase, translating into MSTRKKPEDLRSFRWFGTTDIRSFGHRSRTLQMGYAHEEFMGKPVIGIINTWSDVNPCHTHLRDRADAVKRGVWAAGGFPVEIPVMSVSEQYQKPTTMLYRNFLAMETEESIRSHPLDGVVLLGGCDKSTPAMVMGATSAGLPFIFVPAGPMLRGNWAGKVLGSGADVWKYWAEKEAGNITEGQWKDMENGIARSYGTCMVMGTAATMMSHAEVLGLTLPGASAIPAADSAHPRMAAMSGKRIVDMVWDDLTPDKILTRKSFENALIVHMAVAGSTNAIIHLIAMAGRAGVPLTPADFDEFSHKVPVIANLRPSGAFLMEDFFYAGGLPALLKQLESKLHTDAMTVSGKPLSHTIGLAQVYNDDVIRPLDRPVSSENGLAVLKGNLAPGGCVIKPSAAEPRLLKHTGPALVFETYDEMSAAVNDENLDVTPDHVMVLKNSGPVGGPGMPEWGMLPIPKKLLKQGVRDMLRVSDARMSGTSYGACVLHVAPESYVRGPFAALKTGDLITVDVEKRSISVNLTDAQIAERIAAWTPPDRDYPRGYGKMSAAHIRQADQGCDFDFLEGTAKIKEPEIH; encoded by the coding sequence ATGTCCACCCGGAAGAAGCCCGAAGACCTGCGCAGCTTTCGCTGGTTCGGCACCACCGACATTCGCTCGTTCGGCCATCGCTCGCGCACGCTCCAGATGGGCTATGCCCACGAGGAGTTCATGGGCAAGCCGGTCATCGGCATCATCAACACCTGGTCGGACGTGAATCCCTGCCACACCCATCTGCGCGACCGCGCTGATGCGGTGAAGCGCGGCGTGTGGGCCGCAGGCGGGTTCCCGGTCGAGATCCCCGTCATGTCGGTGTCGGAGCAGTACCAGAAGCCGACGACCATGCTCTATCGCAACTTCCTGGCCATGGAGACGGAGGAATCGATCCGCTCGCACCCGCTCGACGGCGTCGTGCTGCTCGGCGGCTGCGACAAGTCGACCCCCGCCATGGTGATGGGCGCGACCAGCGCCGGCCTGCCGTTCATCTTCGTGCCGGCAGGCCCGATGCTGCGCGGTAACTGGGCCGGCAAGGTGCTGGGCTCCGGCGCGGATGTCTGGAAATACTGGGCCGAGAAGGAAGCTGGCAACATCACCGAGGGCCAGTGGAAGGACATGGAGAACGGCATCGCCCGCAGCTATGGCACCTGCATGGTGATGGGTACTGCCGCCACCATGATGAGCCATGCCGAAGTGCTCGGCCTGACGCTGCCCGGTGCCTCCGCCATTCCGGCGGCCGATTCCGCCCATCCGCGGATGGCCGCGATGTCGGGCAAGCGGATCGTCGACATGGTCTGGGACGACCTGACGCCGGACAAGATCCTGACCCGCAAGAGCTTCGAGAATGCGCTGATCGTCCATATGGCCGTGGCCGGATCGACCAATGCGATCATCCATCTGATCGCGATGGCGGGACGCGCGGGCGTGCCGCTGACGCCGGCTGATTTCGACGAATTCTCCCACAAGGTGCCGGTGATCGCCAATCTGAGGCCGTCGGGCGCTTTCCTGATGGAGGACTTCTTCTATGCGGGCGGCCTGCCGGCGCTTTTGAAGCAGTTGGAGAGCAAGCTGCACACCGACGCCATGACCGTCTCCGGCAAGCCGCTCAGCCACACGATCGGGCTCGCCCAGGTCTACAACGACGACGTGATCCGGCCGTTGGACCGGCCGGTGTCGAGCGAAAACGGTCTTGCCGTGCTGAAGGGCAACCTTGCCCCCGGCGGCTGCGTCATCAAGCCATCGGCCGCCGAGCCGCGGCTCCTGAAGCATACAGGCCCGGCTCTGGTCTTCGAGACCTATGACGAGATGAGCGCGGCGGTGAACGACGAGAATCTCGATGTCACGCCCGACCATGTGATGGTGCTCAAGAATTCCGGCCCGGTCGGCGGGCCCGGCATGCCGGAATGGGGCATGCTGCCCATCCCGAAGAAGCTCCTGAAGCAGGGTGTCCGCGACATGCTCCGCGTCTCCGATGCGCGTATGTCGGGCACAAGCTATGGCGCATGCGTGCTGCATGTGGCGCCTGAGAGCTATGTCCGCGGTCCGTTCGCAGCGCTCAAGACCGGAGACCTGATCACGGTGGATGTCGAGAAGCGCTCGATCTCGGTGAACCTGACCGATGCGCAGATTGCCGAGCGGATCGCCGCCTGGACGCCGCCCGACCGCGACTATCCGCGCGGTTACGGCAAGATGTCGGCGGCGCATATCCGACAGGCCGACCAGGGCTGCGACTTCGACTTCCTGGAGGGGACGGCGAAAATCAAGGAGCCGGAAATTCACTGA
- a CDS encoding Bug family tripartite tricarboxylate transporter substrate binding protein has protein sequence MMRLTRRGILAGAASLVASPAVRAQAGYPDRLVTIVVPFAAGGTTDLLGRVVAERLASRTGGTFIVENKAGAGGNLGVAAVARAPADGYTLTMGTVSTHAINPSVYRKMPYDHVKDFTPLSLIASVPNLLMVNVGLPVRTVAELITLLKREPGKYSFASSGAGTSTHMAGELFKLNTGTDIIHVPYRSSGQVTQDLLAGQVHMTFDNITVAWPHVEAGRIRALATATPERLPFAPDLPALSEFIPGFAATSWHGLFAPAATPPAIVERISTEVQALLREPDVVEKLKKVGVTPVGSTRTEFASHIAAETARWKEVATRAGVHID, from the coding sequence ATGATGAGACTGACAAGGCGCGGAATCCTCGCAGGCGCAGCGAGCCTCGTGGCAAGCCCGGCGGTACGTGCCCAGGCCGGCTATCCCGACCGGCTGGTGACCATCGTCGTGCCATTCGCGGCGGGCGGAACCACCGACCTGCTGGGCCGCGTGGTGGCCGAGCGACTGGCGAGCCGCACCGGCGGAACCTTCATCGTCGAGAACAAGGCAGGCGCCGGCGGCAATCTCGGAGTGGCCGCGGTCGCGCGTGCACCGGCCGACGGTTACACCCTCACCATGGGCACCGTCTCCACCCACGCCATCAACCCCAGCGTCTACCGCAAGATGCCCTATGACCACGTCAAGGACTTCACGCCCCTGTCGCTGATCGCCTCGGTGCCCAATCTGCTGATGGTCAATGTCGGCCTGCCGGTGCGGACAGTTGCCGAACTGATCACGCTTCTGAAGCGCGAGCCGGGCAAATACTCGTTCGCGTCATCCGGCGCGGGAACATCGACCCACATGGCCGGCGAATTGTTCAAGCTCAACACCGGCACCGACATCATCCATGTGCCCTATCGCTCGAGCGGTCAGGTCACCCAGGACCTGCTGGCCGGACAGGTCCACATGACATTCGACAACATCACGGTCGCCTGGCCGCATGTGGAGGCCGGACGCATCCGCGCGCTCGCCACGGCCACGCCGGAGCGCCTGCCCTTCGCGCCCGACCTTCCGGCACTCTCCGAGTTCATTCCAGGTTTCGCCGCGACCTCCTGGCATGGTCTCTTCGCGCCGGCCGCAACCCCACCCGCCATCGTCGAGCGCATCTCGACCGAGGTTCAGGCGCTCCTGCGCGAGCCCGATGTGGTCGAGAAGCTGAAGAAGGTGGGCGTGACGCCAGTCGGCTCGACGCGCACCGAATTTGCGAGCCATATCGCCGCCGAGACCGCACGCTGGAAAGAAGTCGCGACCCGCGCCGGCGTCCATATCGATTGA
- a CDS encoding ribonuclease activity regulator RraA, whose amino-acid sequence MTTEALTPENREKLKRVSTATLTTALFKRGFRNQFIQDVRPVNPAAPRMVGEAYTLRYIPAREDLDHLGVFEDWEHPQRKAVEECPPGHVMVIDSRKDPRAASAGGILISRLHQRGVAGIVTDGGFRDSPDIAGMSFPVYHNRPSAPTNLIRHHAADINLPIGCGDVPVFPGDIVVGDGEGVVIIPAKLANEVAAEAYEQTAYEDFVEEKVREGRKIFGLYPANAATKEEFKAWRASWK is encoded by the coding sequence ATGACCACAGAGGCCCTGACGCCCGAGAACCGCGAGAAGCTGAAGCGCGTCTCGACCGCAACCCTCACCACCGCCCTGTTCAAGCGCGGCTTCCGCAACCAGTTTATCCAGGACGTGCGACCGGTGAACCCCGCCGCGCCGCGCATGGTCGGCGAAGCCTACACACTGCGCTACATTCCAGCGCGCGAGGATCTCGACCATCTCGGCGTGTTCGAGGATTGGGAACATCCGCAGCGCAAGGCCGTCGAGGAATGCCCGCCCGGCCATGTCATGGTGATCGACAGCCGCAAGGACCCGCGGGCAGCCTCGGCCGGCGGCATCCTGATTTCCCGCCTGCACCAGCGGGGCGTTGCCGGCATCGTCACCGATGGCGGCTTTCGCGACAGCCCTGACATCGCGGGGATGAGCTTTCCGGTCTATCACAACCGCCCCAGCGCCCCGACCAACCTGATCCGCCACCACGCCGCCGACATCAACCTGCCGATCGGCTGCGGCGATGTGCCGGTTTTCCCAGGCGACATCGTGGTGGGCGATGGCGAAGGCGTGGTGATCATACCGGCCAAGCTCGCCAACGAAGTGGCCGCTGAGGCCTATGAGCAGACGGCCTACGAGGATTTCGTCGAGGAGAAGGTGCGCGAGGGCCGAAAGATCTTCGGGCTCTATCCGGCCAATGCCGCGACCAAGGAAGAGTTCAAGGCCTGGCGCGCGTCCTGGAAATAG